The following DNA comes from Ailuropoda melanoleuca isolate Jingjing chromosome 19, ASM200744v2, whole genome shotgun sequence.
TCTAACCTGTTttgactttaataaaataatggatcAGCCCTCAGGgccacattttaaatgcttttttgagTCTGAGGCAGTATAAGATACGGCGTTTGGGTGCACTATATCATAATAGGAAACTGAAAGAAACAGACGTGAAGCAAAATTCCTAAGTGGATCAGCTAAAAAGGCTTTTGGATCTTAGTAAAGTTGACATTTATTTGGCAGAAATTTTCTCTAAAAGAGACATTATTTTTTCCACTCAGTCAACTTTAATATAAAACAACCAATTTAAGCTTCCCCGTGTGATAATTAGGCATGGAGGAAAGAATGATAAATCATTGAGAATAAtaagagcttttttaaaaaatatttaccatatgtTAGGGTCTGCTAATCACTTTATATGTATAATCTCACCAAGTCCTCACGGGAAGATGAAGTAAGTCCTGTAAGCATTCCAacttaacagatgagaaaaatgaatcacTTGTCTGAGGTCTCACAGGTAAAAACAACTGTTGGTCCAAGCCTCAAAAACTAAAGCCTCTTAGACTCTGAAGCTCCTATTATTAACCCACTATATGAAATGATCTCATATGGGtaatttttaatctcttccttctcctgaacTAGCATCCAATCGCATTCATTTCCTTCTATCACATCTTGGACCacgcatgggctctggagtcaaacATTTCCAGATTTACTTACTGAGACTTTGAGCTGGATCCTTAACTTCCCTTTGCTTGagattcctcatttgtaaaaataaaatagtatctgCCTCCTGGGATTATTGTAAAGATTCAGTGAGCTGATGCCTGTAGAATGGCTGGCACAGGCTGTATTCACAGTGGTACTCAGTGAAGGTTAGTCCATCCCTGGTGCGCAGGTGGTGGGCCTAGGTAaacaggaggagggaaaagaacaagaaacccATGCTCCCGTGGGACAGCCAGGCTCTGAGCATTCACATTTTATCTGCAGAGTATTTTGTCCCAGCCTCCCCTTGGGTGTGTCTCTCAGGCAAATGGTGGGATGATTTTAGAGGGAGGCTAAGTAGAGAGTCTTGGTGATGGGCCGGAAGAACTGACCGTCTGAATTCTGACTGCTTTATGTATCAGGCTCCCTGGGTGGTTTGTCACAAAGGACAGTTATTCGTCAAGTAAGATATCAGGCAGCATCCTTTTGGAATAGGACTCCGACACTGGTTAAGGTCCCTGATGAAGTCTGCAAGTTCAGAATGGGCTAGTGCTAAGTCTACTGACGGATTCTTTGTCTCCGTGGAGTTATTTCAGGGCAGCGTGTGCATCTCTTTGAAAGTAGTAAGACACAAGGATGGCATATATAACAAATCAACTTTGCTATCTACCTTCAGAGACTTGACTTGGCCTCAGAATTGTTTCCAAAACATCactttgggggcacttgggtggctcagttggttaagcatctgactcttgattttggctgagctcatgatctcaggatcttgagattaAGCCCCAAGGGGCtttgtactcagtggggagtcttttccagatatctttctctccctttgcctctcccctacTGTGCTCACACGTGGGCTTATGCGTGTTCttgctcaaaataaataaataaatctttaaaaaacaaaacaaaacaccacttCGGGAAGCCATCAGGACTCAATCACAGTATACCCAAGAGAGAATATGTATTTGCCATCCCTGGCTGGACCTTCGTTTAACAGTGTTAGATGGTAGGAGTTGAGATCCATTCACTACACAGAGCCAATGACATTCCAATAAAATGGGCAAGTTGTTTCCCTGAAGATTTCAAATTGGGATATTAGCGTAAGAACTTCAGTTCTGGAGTCATTGACTTCCCAGTGGcttttgtgaaatgggaatgTATAATAATCAGACCAGGTTATGAGACGGTAACAAACAGCTCCTCAGATCTCAGTATGACACAACAGACGTTTATTTCTTATTCAAGCTACATGTTTGCCGAGGGTCAGCACCGGCTGGACGGAAGCTTCTTGACTTGTATCTGCACTGTCTCCAACACTCAGCCTCCTGGGTTACTATAACAGGGAAGAGCGTCTGTGGAGATCTCACACCTGCTCTTCTGTTCTTCAGCCAGGAAGTGGCACACATCCCTTCCTCTCACagctcattggccagaactagcCACACCCACAGAGTGCCCAGGCTGAGAAGGGTAATCGGGGACCCAGAAGAAGAGGACCAGGTACTGGTGAGCACTAGTAAAGTAtatcacagaggaaaaaagaccATTGTAAAGCTGACATCATCTTTCTTGAAAGCTTTTAGGCCCAAGAAACAGCTTTAATGgggattatttttcttatggaatATTTGCTGTTGTGTGCGGGGGGAGAAAACCCCCTCTTACCTGGATCCTTTATGGACGATGAAGATAGAACCATTTCCTCCTGCTTTCTCGGCTAAGGAGCCATTTACTCTGTGTGCTGTCTTGTTAAAGCATTATAGCCCCATTATCATAAATCTGCCAGAGAGAGAGTAATGGAAAAGGCTTGGATCACATTTTTATGTTGAATATTTTGGACTTCCTAAAAAAACTATCAAACCCCAGGTATCATATGTCTCAAATATCCGCCTTTTGTAGCCTTTGCTAAGTGCACCTTGTCCAAGTGGGGGTATTCTTCATTTAGGAGTGAGTGCAGAATTGCTTGTGACCTTATAAAAACGGAAATTACATTTTACCTTGAATTTCAATTTATCCGAATATGGCACTTGCTAAAGGATGGGTACAGTGCACCTAAAAGCTAATAGCAAGAAAATGTCAGTGCTCAATAATGACCAAGGCCACCAGAACTAGCTGGCAAAGTGCAGACATAGTGTGTATCCCTGAGGAAGCCCTGACATTTCAAGAGGTCTACCACtataaacaggaagaaaatctGACTATGTCATGTATCAGATtcaattacttttaatttccCCTCAGTTAAGTGGTGGTTACTGAGTGCACAGCTGTGGCTTGCCCAGGACCGTGCCAAGGGTTGTTCTAATGTAGTGACCTCTTTCTTGCCCCAGATAGACTGACATCTTCCTAGCAAGTGAGAACTAGCAACTAAAGCCACCAAAAGGCATGTCCACACCCAGACAGAAGGGTTGGGTTGGCACCTATTGTTACATGAGACAAAGCTTTCAGCACAGGCTATGGTTCCATAAATATTAGTGGTTATTATTGTTTTCTCATTAGTTGTTAATCGTAGAGATTTCACTCTTAGTAGGTCTTTGTTCAGCTTAACACATCGGTAAAAGACCACTGGGAATGACATCTGTAAGTACGGACTGCCCACCGCTTTTCATGAGCCGGTCAAACCTGAAGACAGTCGCGGGCATGTTAAGACTTAGCAGAACAGCTAACACTTCATTTgtaaaaaattgtaataaatctgaaaaaatcCCTAGAGGAATAACTTGGAGCATTACAGGTGTTTTCCTTCTCCAGGTGGAGGTGAGAAGTTCTGTCCACCTGACCTATCTTTTGGGTCACGGAGGAAGGGGCACAGTGCTTACCACTGGGGGTGACTGTGTTTCTCATGGGACCAGGGCTTTGCACCACCCGCAGATAAAGCTGCTTGGTATACTCATTGAGGGTCTAATGACTGCAAGACCCTTTGGGAGCTGCAAAGATGAACAAAGTACAGTGCGGCAGTGTAGAGGAGAAGGAGGGCTGCGGGTAAATAGCTctgccctgaggcaggaagagaTGCATCTTGTCAGGGAAGTGCAGTAGGAGAGAAGGGACAGATTCCTTCTCATTGGGAGATCAGAGAGTCTCCCTAGAGACAGTGACATTTGCGAAGAAGGATTTGACTTTGGCAGACAGACGGGTGACAGGCCCATTAGTCAGGAAGAACAGCACAAGCAAAGCACAGAGAGGGACAGACCTGAGTGCATCTGGGGACAGTCAGGTGCCATGTGGTGGGACCGTAGAGTTAGCAAGGGGACTGGTGGGAGAGCACACCAGAAAGACCGGCTGGTGCAAGGGTGGGGAGCCTGAGCTGTCAGGCAGAGAGTCTGGGGAGTCGGTGAAAGTTCGTGAGCAGGGGAGTGTCATAGGAGGAATGCCAGTCAGTGCAGGTGCCAGAGGACTGAGTGTTAGAGGCTCTCTGTTCAGGTAGAGAAAATTCCCCAGGGACAGAGAATATATGACACAACccatggagagaaggaaaaaaccaagAATCAGGACAGTCTGAACAGTCTTTTTATTCTGGCTGGTGGAGTTCAGTAAGGTTGCAACGAACACATAGGCTAAGTCCCAACTGCATTTCTTACAAGATGAAAATGAGGAAtaccaaacttttaaaacaaataaataaaacatgatttcaaGGTTCAGtttcctctcaaaataaattattgtaatttttaaaaagttaagatgaCATAGGAGACCTTGTCTTGAACATACTAGCTAGATCATTAATTTCATGATGATAAGATCGAGAATAGGTGGAGTGgaacaaaaacaattaaaaatgctGTAATTACTGGTGATTCTAAATTTTCTGACAGATTGCTTGGTTTGTTCAGGCTGCTACAGCAGAGTACATAGACTAGaaggcttataaataacagaaatctgtttcttacagtttttggaggctgggaagttcaagatcaaggtactGGCATATTTGGTATCTGGTTCCTATGGCAgacttttcactgtgtcctcacatgaagGAAGGAGCGGGGACCTTCTGGGGCCTCTTTATCCCATTCATTAAGGTTAAGTCTCCTTTTCTgaaagccccacctcctaacaccatcacacgAAGGAGTAGATTTCAACATGTCAGTTTTggagggacacagacattcagccTACGGTGCGAATATTCTTCAGTATTCCCTCTTTTCCTTGTGATAACTCATGACATGGTATTAATTACTAGTCTAGTAAACATCTCAAAGTTTCTCATTCTTTCAGTGTTTCAGTTTTTGAAACATACGGCTTCTGGCTTTAACTATAATTTTAATCAAGGTAGAATTTAAGATGTTTGACCCTTGTAGTTTTTCGTTTTCCCGGGTGTAACCAAAGCTGTAGGAGAAAAGTTGACTTTAAACTCTCTTAACTGATCTAATAGGTGCCACAGAGCATTGTTTTTCCCTGTGCCAGCTGAATTTGAGAGGATGAGAAAGTCAGAACTAGCTCTCTTCTCTTTGGGAGCCTAACAACCCATAGAGCAGTCCTCAGACCATCTACAGGCTGGAGAGACATCCTTAACAACGTGGCACGTGTTACtttcctaaaaatgaaattaagacaaCACCCAGCTGCAAACTCCCCCCTGCCTAATTAGCGAGAATCCTTTGATATTCACTGCGTTACGTACGTAAGAATATTTTGGGGTGTGACTCATGAGGGCTAGGCTGCTTTAAAAAATGGGTTACCGCGGAGGGGCAGTATTTTCACTGGCTTTCCTTGAAGCCGTCGTACCAATAAGTGGCAGGAAGTCTTCCTCATGGAACTTGAGCCCCTGCAACCTCCAAGCCTGGCCAGTTGTGGAAGTGCAAGATGCCCCTTTTCAGTAGCTTTAcggtatattttttttttttttttttttttttttaaagattttattttattttttcgacagagatagagacagccggcgagagagagaacacaagtgtagggggagtgggagaggaagaagcaggctcatagcagaagagcctgatgtggggctcgatcccataacgccgggataacgccctgagccgaaggcagacgcttaaccgctgtgccacccaggcgccccttagagaTGCCCCTTTTCAGTAGCTTTATGGTATATGAGCTCCAGGGACCTCTGTGGGAAGCCCGTCTAAGACTGTGGGCCAGGACTTGAGGGTGTGGAGAGCACTGTAGGGGCAGAGACGGGGTGTTTCCCTTCCCCAGTAGTCGGTGCAGGGCAGACCTGGATGTGACTCCTTCGTAGGACCTCCTGTATCTCTCACTCTGGACTCCACACTCCGGATCTCTCTATGAATAGGCCATCTCTTATTAAGGCTCACTTGCTCTTACGCAGCTGGGTATGCTGCCCTTGAATTAATTTCTGGCCCTGTAAGAACTATAGAGAGGCCTTCTGCCAAGGCAAAGTTTGATTTAAATTCAAGGTCtcttcatcattcattcattcatttaagagaAATTTATTGAAGAGCTACTGTATGCCTGGTACTTGGCTAAGTGCCGGGAACATAAGCAAGTAATGCATGGTACCTGCCCTCGAGAGATCATAATACTAATGAGGGTGCCAGACAAGAAATCAGTGTAATACAGAGTGAGAAAACAGATGGAGAGAAGCACCCAGTCCTCAAGGAGAACATTCTAACTCAGATCTGGAGGAGTCTGGGAAGACTTCTAGCAGAAGGTGGCACTATACATAATTCGTGAAGGGCCAAGAGGTGATAGGTAGGGGGGTTCCANTACTGTATGCCTGGTACTTGGCTAAGTGCCGGGAACATAAGCAAGTAATGCATGGTACCTGCCCTCGAGAGATCATAATACTAATGAGGGTGCCAGACAAGAAATCAGTGTAATACAGAGTGAGAAAACAGATGGAGAGAAGCACCCAGTCCTCAAGGAGAACATTCTAACTCAGATCTGGAGGAGTCTGGGAAGACTTCTAGCAGAAGGTGGCACCATACATAATTCGTGAAGGGCCAAGAGGTGATATAGGTAGGGGGGTTCCCGTTCCAATAATGGCAGAGTAGCTTTCTTTAAATTACCTTGCAGATAACCATTATAAAATTTAGACAACATGTAAAGAATGACTAATGGCAGGCATTGGAGACTAAATATTGGCAGATAAAAATAGAAGGGCTTTTGGCTCTTGAAAGGAGGAAACTTCATTGATTTGTGTCTATGGTTTTATGGCTTTCCACCTGAAGTCTTCTAATTACaagcatgggttttttttccatacaCTAAGGTCTTTTTGCAGTGTCTAATTTTCCATTTGCAGTGTCTTAAAAATTTCAGTATATAGGTCTTCCAcagcctttgttgttgttttttttttcctaagtacaGTCATACCTTCTAGATACTGCAGGTTTGTTTCCAggccactgcaataaagcaaatattgtaaTAAAGTGAATCAGatgtgtttttttggtttcacagagcatataaaagttatgtttacattgtACTGTAGTCTGTTAAGTCTACGATAGCATtaaatagcattatgtctaaaaattaAACGtacatactttaatttaaaagtactttatcgccaaaaaaatactaattgtcatctgagctttcaccaagtcatctttttgctggtggagggtcttgcttcAGTGTTGATGGCTACTGACTGATCagagtggtggttgctgaaggtgggggtggctgggCAATTTCTTACAGTAAACATGAAGTTTGCCGCGTCGATTGACTCCTCCTTtcacaaacaatttctctgtagcattcATGCTGTTCACTAGCCTTTTATgtacagtagaacttctttcaaaattggagtccatcctctcaaaccctgctgctgctttatcaactaagcttatgtaatattctaaatcctttgttgtcatttcaacaatctttatAGCCTCTTCACCAAGAGTTGACGCCATCTCAAGAgtccactttctttgctcatccataagaaacaGTTCCTCATCCTTTGAAGTTTGGATCGCGGAATTGTAgtaattcagtcccatcttcaggctccacttctgtTACagctctcttgctatttccatcACCTCTGCAGTCACTTCCTCCGCTGAAGTCTTGAACCCTTCAAAGTCATGCATGAGGGTGGGAATCACCTTCTTCCAgactcctgttcatgttgatttttttttttacctcttttcatatattatgaatgtttttaatggcatctagaatggcgAAGTCTTTCCAGGAGGTTTTCACTTGTCTTTGACTATATTCaccagaggaatcactatctgtCACAGcaatagccttatgaaatgtatttcttaaaaagtaagacttgaaagtcaaaatttctCCTGAttcatgggctgcagaatggatgtcatgttagcaggcatgaaaatgACATGAATTTGGTttttgtacatctccatcagagctctggGGTGACCAAGTACATTGTCAGTGAGCAGTAATATTTGGAAAGGAATCTTTATtttgagcagtaggtctcaacagtgagCTTAAGATATTCAGATATGACgtccatgttgtaaacagatgtgctgtcacgCAGGCTTCGTTGTTCCGTTTATAGAGCACAGACAGAGGAGAGTTAGTGCCATTCCTTCACAACGCAGGATTTCAGAGTGGTGCGTTACCAGTGACTTCAATTTAGAGTCACCAGCTGTGtgttagcccctaacaagagagtcagcctgtcctttgaagctttgaagccaggcattgacttctcttctgtagctatgaaagtcctagatgacatcttcttccaatagaaggctgtttcgtCTACACTGAAGATCTGTTGTTTGGCGTAGCCGCCTGCACTGACGATGTCAGCTCCATCTACTGGATGACTTGCCACAGCTTCTGTGTCAGCCCCTGCTGTTTCACCTTGCACACTGATGTTGCGGAGATGGCTTTTTCCCCTTATAtgtcatgaaccaacctctgctaacttcagactttccttctgcaacctccttacctctctcagccttcgTAGAACGGTCCTTGCTCTGGATTAGATTTTGGTtgaagggaatgttgtggctggtttgatcttctatccaggccactgaaactttctccatatcatcattaaagctgtttcactttcttatcattggTGTGTTCACTGAAGAAggacttttaatttccttcaagaatgtttcctttgcattcacagctTAGTTAACTATTTGACATAAAAGGAATAGCTTTTGGTCTATCTTGGTTTTTGACATGGCTTCCTCTGTACTTAACCATTTTTAGCTTTTGATTAAAAGTGGCAGACAtgtaactcttcctttcacttacACTCAGGGACATTGTATGGTTATTAATTGGCATAATTTCAGTATTGTTCTGTCTCAGGAAATAGGGAGGCCCCAGGAAAGGGAGAAATATAGGGAAGTCTGGTCAGTGAAGCAGTCGGGACACAACATTTATCAACTGAGTTTGCCGTCCTGTGTGGGCGTAGTTCATGGTGCCCCAAAACCAATTTAGTAGAATAACattaaagatcactgatcacagatcactataacaaaaataataataatgaaaacattttaactaTTATGAGAATTATTGacatgtgacacagagacacaaagtgagcacatgctgttggaaaaatggggCTGATAGACTTCCCAGACACCAGGTTGCCAcgaaccttcaatttgtaaaaaacagtATCTGTGAAGGGCAATGAAGTGAAgggcaataaaatgaggtatgcctgtattctatttttttgatgctattgtgaatggaattttttcttattgtctGTTACTGTGTCTAAGGTCAATTAAAAGGGAAGTCTTTTAAACAACAGTGGTGGATCAACTGGATAAACATAAAGATGAACCTTGACCCCTATTTCAACTTGGATCATATGCCCATAGTAGAAGCTCCTAGAAGAGCTCTATCCAAGAGAACTTTTGTGATGTTATAACTCTTCTCTGTGATGTCCAGTTGGGTAACCCTTGGCCACATGTAGatactgagcccttgaaatgtggggAATATAATGGagatactgaattttaaattttacttaaatttaaatacccacctgtggctagtggctattgTACTGGACAGCCTACTTCTAGAAAACAGCATgggagaatattttcatgaatttaGAATAGGCAATTATTTCTTAGAGATAATATAAAAAgcactaaatataaaataaaaaaattgataacttgaacttaactgaaatttaaagCTTCTTCTCATCAAAAGacatcttaaaaaatgaaaatacaagtcacagattgggagaaaatggACTTGTATTCAAAATGTGTTACAAGACTATCCCAAATCAGTAgcaaaaacaatccaatttttaaaatgtgcaaaagactcatacagacacttcacaaaagaagataaaccAATAGCCAACAAGCACATGCAAAGATACTCAACATTGCTAGATATCAGAGAAATGCACATTCAAATCCTGACAAGATGCCATTTCTCCCCCACTAGCATGACCAACATTGAAAAgtctgacaacaccaaatgttgacaaggatgtggagtaactggaactctcatacttAGTGGTGAGGGTGTAAAATGGCccgaccactttggaaaactgcaGTTTCTTAATAAAAGTCAAGCACAGATCGatgtgacccagtaattctactcttaggtatttactgaagagcaataaaaatgtatatttacaaaaaaacttACCCAGAATGTTCTTAGCAGCTCTAATCACAACAGTGCCAAACTGTCAACAACCCAAATACCCTTTAATAGGAGAACAAATAAATGGTTGTAGTGTACTTGTATGATGAAATATCACTAAGCAAGAAGGACAAACTATTgttacatgcaacaacatggatggatctcaaaaaaaaacattattctgagcaaaagaatccagacacagCAGGCTATATGTTGTATGAATTtgtatgaatttcaaaaacaggcTAAACTATAGCTTGTGGTGTTAAGAATCAAAACATTACCTATAGGAGGTGGAAATTGACTGAAAGTTCAAGAATAGGCAAAGTTTATCAATAGAAATCGAAATCAAGGCAGTGTTACCTAAAGGGGGTAGAAATTGAATGGAAGGAAACTTTCTAGGAgattgttcatttgagagagagagacagcatgtgtgcaggggggagagggtcagagagagagagagagaatctcaagcatactccacactgagtgcagagcccaatgcagggctcaatctcaggaccctgggatcatgaccagagctgaaaccaagagtcggacacttacccaactgagccatctaggtgccccccAAAATCATGATTTCTGCAGGCGAATGAGCTGGTGTGTAAgcagtcttttcttttccttctctttacaGCAATGTAGAATCTTCAGAGAAAAGATTCAGAATGAATAGCTTTGTGTCAGACTTTGGAAGACCACTGGAGCCAGATAAGGTGTTTTCTCGACAGGGCAATGAAGAATCTAGGTCTGTCTTTCATTGCTACATTAATGAAGTGGAACACTTGGATAGGGCTAAAGCGTGTCAGCAGACCACAGTCCTTGACAGCACTGTTCAACTCCAGGAAGCCATTAGAAGCAATGGGCGGCCAGAGGAGGAGCTGAACAGGCTCATGAAGTTTGACATCCCCAACTTTGTGAACACAGACCAGGACTCCTTTGGGGAGGTTGATCTTCTGATTTCAGAACCACCTGTTGTTCTAGAAAATAAGCCAGTTTCCCAGACCTCACACAAAGACCTGGATTGAGAAACTACTCTGTAAAGTGTCTTCCTGAAGATGTTGGGTCTGTCTTTGTAAAGCAAGAAATCTCCATTCACCAAAATTGTTTGTGTGGTTGGGTGGGAGGGGTAtgagtgacagagacagaaagagagcagagagctgCCTCAGAGAAGAGGTAAATAAGCTGAGTTTCTATGCCTTTCAACACAGTTCAGGCTTCTTGGGGAA
Coding sequences within:
- the MRAP2 gene encoding melanocortin-2 receptor accessory protein 2 isoform X2 — its product is MNSFVSDFGRPLEPDKVFSRQGNEESRSVFHCYINEVEHLDRAKACQQTTVLDSTVQLQEAIRSNGRPEEELNRLMKFDIPNFVNTDQDSFGEVDLLISEPPVVLENKPVSQTSHKDLD
- the MRAP2 gene encoding melanocortin-2 receptor accessory protein 2 isoform X1, which translates into the protein MSAQRLISNRTSQQSAPNSDYTWEYEYYEIGPVSFEGLKAHKYSIVIGFWVGLAVFVIFMFFVLTLLTKTGAPHQDNVESSEKRFRMNSFVSDFGRPLEPDKVFSRQGNEESRSVFHCYINEVEHLDRAKACQQTTVLDSTVQLQEAIRSNGRPEEELNRLMKFDIPNFVNTDQDSFGEVDLLISEPPVVLENKPVSQTSHKDLD